The genome window tttcctttgctcagcaaggctgaatttatttgtacattaaaaaaacatgtcTGGTCGGagccaatagccttgtgggcagcgcgccgacatacagcaccattgcgctccgggcgtcccatGTTCAAATCCCAACTCGAGGACCTTTTCTGATCTGTCttatcacaataaaggcaaaaatgccaaaaaataaatctttaaataaaaaaaaaacaaaaaaagaatattttactaacttattaattttaagttaaatcgtgctttgttggtaggctataaggtctactaaaatgttaaaaattgttcagcgttaaataaatatttttagtaattgattttttttctttgaaaagcaagacaaaactgtaaaaagcaaatattggctatttaatttctgcaatggtgaaaaaaattggcaaaatacatggggggaaaaacaggaaaaaccatgttcggtaatcggccttcagcccagtgtgtaattttgtacGACCTCggtcaagaattttcattttggtgcattcctaccttttaccttgtcaaaaacagctgttcacagcgacccggttcagtgcatgcctctttaaatgataataagctaCCGCTCACTCCACCCCCCtcttttgttttttgtgtattcagtggtgcattaccatcaaaaacaaaaataaatccactgcgtcctcagtggctctgatgtcggaagaaaataaagactcttatgttcacttttacatccaactgcaaaccacctgcattgcttacgagatgttgttgttgctacagctgctcgagcgtggagaaaatggcagacagcGTTCAACAGGCTgagggcggaaatatgctaatacaggacagtcTGTCAGCAGTCGTGGACGGGGcttcatactgctcagaaaatcaaaatgcTTGATAATtcagactgtttaggttttttggggattaaaaaaaaaaagtgaatggatttttattattgtagggtggttgtgtccacacactgctaagacacatttaaatgcaaacaccatgtaaaagtgaattttacatccaATGTCCACTTTAACGGATAATACTTCTCACCTTACAAATGGTTATGAGACACTGTGATGTGCTTAAGCAAAACAGCCACTTTTTTTGGAATCAGTATTAGATTTCATTCAGCAAATATGATGCAGGGCAGtgtaattctacatttatatAAAGAGTTAGCGACTCATTCTTACCGACTCATCCTCAATCATGGCTGCAGAGTCAAAGAAGTCTGGTCTTAGCTCTGCTCTCTCCCGCCTGTTCCTGGATGGAGGCTGCATAGAATTTAAGATCATGAGATTGAGAAATTCTGTCTATATTAAATCACGTAAGTACTCCGAGATGCTTTTATTTGCTAGGATCATCTGATTACCAGATCAATGACCATGGTGTCCTCGAATTCCTCACTCATGTCTTCCAGCTGACCTCGCGACGACATCATGACATCCTCAAAGATGGGCTCTGCGTCGTCCTCCATGAGCCCACGTCTAGATTAGAaacatcaaaaaacattaaaaacagcaaaaacattgTCAAACATCCAACACTTGTGTCTCTGGTTTCTCCACATACACAGTCTGTCGTACTCCGCTACGGGCCTTCATGTAGTTCATGGCTGTGCGTTCTTTCCTGTTCACCTCCTCCATCTTCTGCTGGCCGAGCCAGGACATCTGCATCTGAGGACTGACCAAGAGGAAAACCATTTAATATTACGCACATAACCGCTGACATAATACAACCAGTGGTGTTACTGTTAACTTAAAGCAAAGCTATTAAAGATTTGGTTTTGATTGTAAAAACTGTTGCCGTTgaagacacagaagagaagaatttGTTAAATGaagtggttatttttgttttctttgcgcacaaaaggtattcttgtagcttcataacattacggttgaaccactgatgtcacatgaactattttagcAATGCCCTTACTAACTTTGAGGgctttgaacatgtcagttgcgtttgatgtctatgaagggtcagaaagctctcggatttcatccaaaatatgttaatttgtatTCTAAAGATGAGTGAAGATctgacaggtttggaacgacatgagggtgagtaattacttaCTTATGGACGTAGTCGGATTCAGAGCCGGGCTCAGAGTTCTGCTCAGGGAGGTGCTCAGCAGCTTGCCGAGGGTTTTCTCGGAGCACGGTGGAGGTAAGCTGGGGTGTCTGCAGGGCTCCGGGGGTCTGTAGGGTGTCGTTCCTCATCATCCAAGAGCTCTCCACGCTCTCCTCTGCAGAACCACGACACCACACACAAAACAGCCCATGACTGCTTACTTTTAGCCATCTTGGTCAACTGAACCAACCCACAGGCCTCCCGTCTCCTATCAGTATGACTACATCTACTGGCATCCTCACCCTCGATGCGTTTCTTGTGCAGTGGTGGACGGCCCTTCTTGCTCCGTATGGATCCAgctttgctgctgctgctgccgctggTGATGGACATGCGATCTTCATCTCCACCCGTCAGGAGAGAGTTCCTGTAGGAGATGAGAGGCAGCCAGATGTCCTCCCGCCTCTCCATCATCTGCTCCGTCATGAACTTCTCCAGATACGAGTGCCTGAGACAGCCAAAGAGAAAACACAAAGAtatgaacatatttttatttaataatataattctcttaatatacagttgaagtccaaagtttacatacaccttgcagaatctgcaaaatgttcattactttaccaaaataagagggataatacaaatttttggttaagtgatagttgttcacgagtcccttttttgtcctcaacagttaaattgcctgctgttcttcagaaaaatcctttaagtCCCACAAATTTAAGCCGGGGGCGTACACTTTTGaccagaatgaagatatgtacatttttcttattttgtatcatattttttcatttagtactgcccttctgaagctgcagaagatactatgtttcccagaagacaaaataagttaaatttaccctgaccttcaaattcaaaaagttttatggATCTCTTAATGGATCAtttctccttctgaagcatcagtgagtggttgaaccttctgtaatagttgcatatgagtccctcagttgtcctcagtgtgaaaagatggatctcaaaatcacacagtcattgttgaaaagagttCAAATGCTCTTGcacaaaatgcacaaaaatgctgagaaactaaagaatttatgggaccagaaggatttttctgaaaaacagaaggcagtttaacaATTCAGTACAAACAACTATcacgaaaaaaacaacaactgtggatcattcaggtagcaacatagtattaaaaaattaagtgtatgtaaacttttgaacggggtcattattattcattcaactattatttcctcttgtggactatatgtaaacatcttttatgtgaaatatctcatttaaTAAgccaatactaaataaaaattaacatgcattttgaattattacttatattggttaaataattaacattttgtagattctgcaaggtgtaggtaaacttttgacttaaactgcaattcttAAAAAGGTTTAGAGACCTGTGATACACATCTTTTTTACACATTATGTAAAAAAATTACAGTCAGTCACAGTCTAAGCTTAAGCACATGAGCCTAAAAGAAACATTAAACCAATCTTTGGTATTTAACTTACACTGTTTTCTTGTCTTGGCGAAGAAGCTTTGAGGAAAATTCACAGAGAACCTCCAGGAAGGCCAGATTTGGAGGGGGATACTCTGGTCCTTTAGGATTCTGATACTTGAAGGCGAACTCAATCCCATCTCTGAATACAGCAAACATATTTGTGAGAGGTAGAATGAAGAAGAGGTCCATATGATGCTTGATTAATAATTCAAATATTAAAGAGAAGTTACTTGTGCAGTGTGGCTACAGCCTCTCTGGTCTTGATCTGGTCCAAGCCAAAGGTGAGGGCAAAGCGACGGGCCAACTCCTTAATGCCGCTCACATGAGATGAGGTCCTGTCCAAGTTCGGCCCCTGATCCTGGATCAGCTCATTAAAGAGCTGAAGAACATACAAAATAAGAGGATTAGAATTATCAAGATCTGAAATTATGTTGTGGATATCGTGTGAATCTAATGCTAGAATATTCTTCAAAATGGAGGCTGTCATCTCACCTGCTGTAAGCTCAGGATGAGCGTCTTGGCACACAGTATCTTGTCCGTCTGTCTGGTCTTGCTTAGAGTCTCCTTGATTATGTCTCCATAATCATTGTAGTACTACACATGGTTTACAATAAGAAGTTCAGCAGTGTGATAAAAATTAGGAAATTTAGGAAAACATgtttaggaaaacattccaggatttttcttcatatagtatACTAAAATTTCTTCATATATATACTTTATtagggatcagtgggttgaacatccaaattgtagtttcaatgcagcttcaaagggctctacacaatcccagccgaggaataagagtctcatctagcgaaacagATGgccattttcagaaaaaaaaaaaaaaaagtatatacttttcaaAATCATccacatcgttgttttacctttttctgtaaagggagtttgactttctttgtgtgtatgctttgtaaacactgggttggtacttctgcctacatcacatgtgacctttccaacgtgattacgtaatgcgtgaagtcatggACACAGAGCTTTATTAGAAAAGGCAAATCGTTTTGCCAGACAAGACCtttattcttcggctgggatcgtgtaaatCCTTTTgtagctgcactgaaactgcaatttggaccttcaagccGTTGGCTcacattaaagtccactatatggagaaaaatcctgaaatgttttcctaaaaaccttaatttctgaagaaagaaagatatgaacatattGGATCTCTGCTGTTTAGGTGATAATTGGTTTCCCTACCTTCATGTAGTGTTTGAAGATGTCTGCAGCAGCAGGCATGTCTATTATATCATAAATGATGAGCTTGCTGAAGGCAGCTAGAAGGTTTCTCCTTTTGTGTAAGGCCTCAATCTTGTTAGCTTCATCCTCCTCATCACCCTCTGGGTAACAAACATGAAAATACTTTTACACTTCAAAACATTATTGAAAAGTCTCATTCACTAAacaagtacagttgaggtcaaaagtttacatacaccttgcataatctgcaaaatcttaattattttaccagaataagagggatcatacaaaatgcatgttatattttttatttagtactgacctgaataagatagttcacatagaagagtttacaaaagaaaataatagttgaatttttaaaaaatgtccccatttaaaagtttacatacacttgattcttaatactgtgttgttacctgaatgatccacagcatctttcttttttgttgtttgtttagtgatagttgttcatgagtctctgaacagttaaactgtccactgttctcaagaaaaatccttcaggtcccacaaattctttggtttttcagcatttttgtgtatttgaatcctttccagcaAATCCAGCAAAatcagtatgattttgagatccatcttttcacactggggacaactgagggactcagcaactattacagaaggttcaaacacttactgatgcttcagaaggaaaaatgatccattaagagctgggggtgaaaacttttgaacagaataaagatgtgtacatttttcttattttgcctaaatattatattgtttcatttagtactgcccttcagaagttacagaagatacttacatgttttctagaagacaaaataagttaaatttaccccgacattcaagttcaaaaagttttcaccccccgggtcttaatgcattgcgtgtccttctgaagcatcagtgagcgtttaaaccttctgtaataatttaattttttttccattattcaGGCAgaattttatttatacttttaataGTGTTAATGacagtacattttaaagttttaaaagttttactttgtaatagggctgcaactaacgactattttaatagtcgactagtcaccgactattgaaacgattagtcgactaatcggataattattcaatttttctcaaatttagcatgagattgctttaattatgtggaaaaatatagtaaacacaagaaagaagggggtacttcaatgaaaaatgcatattttgctgctgataggccaattcatactaaaagtaaataaaaatgccctgtctaaaaccaattaggcacagtgctcggtcagtacagacataaatgcataaattaagaaactctataattttttaatggacaggcacatttgttttataagaaaaaataaattaaaatcaagtaaacattttcttcctgtaaaccatcagcagcaataaaacagtaaacaaaaatgtatatccaaaacaaaacgtattggcttccatgttatttaaatcttaccgaggccagccaaactccgtttcattcaactgtccgacgtgctttctctttaaatgttcgtgcatcacagaggtgctgccgtgatgcgcaaggactgctttacaaaccatgcaggtaatattttaattcgccgtagcaggctaaaatgctcccaaactttacgcctgtttcatacatactcagtctgcagtgcgtctacagtccgtgtgcgttacgtatgcggtgcagaagaagcacagactcgttttgctttcacacagaacgcatttgcagtccgtacactgtgaacgttctaatccgttaacatgggtgtggaaaaaaaaacgtactgcagacggagtatgtgtgaaacgggcgtgttttggtacgcgcagctgctgcgttggacgccgccatttctgtatgttatcgctcagcatagaagctgcgtatgtgcgactctcggcagaaagatgcctcactcggttgtctggcgacaacatcgacaatgaaattcattgtcgactatttctattatcgatttttgtcgacaacgtcgacgaatcgttgcagccctactttgTAATATCTTTTCCCTTCAAATTTACAATGTAATTAACATTGTCTCTAGACTGACCCATGCTCTGATTCTCATCATCCTGGTCTATAAACACATGGTCTAGGATGAAGTTGAGCAGCTCGTTCTGTAGGGTGCTGTCTGGGTTGAAGACCAGAGGTTGCAGACCCTCTCTGGACCCTGTGGTGAGCTGGTGACTGAAGATCATCAGCAGGTCGCACAGCAGCATGAACGCCTGGAAGAACAGATGGAAAGGTGAAACAAACGTATCATGAATGACTCTTGCACAGACACATCTTTCCTGAATGCAAGGACGAACGAAGGAGCTCACCTGCTCTTTAACCGGCGTGTTGACATTTGTTAAACACTGCTGACACACAGCTAGAAAAGACTTGACAACCCTCCGTAATGCTAGGAGATCATCCTGAAATcaaagaaaatgtgttttttattttggttGGAAGTTAAAATGATCAGATAATGAATATGCCTCTTATACATGTTCAGCCTAGTCACATTCAATATAGGATAAGATCACAAATGTAATGTGAGGGGGTTGCCGAACAGCTGATAATGAAGTGAAACACTGCAAATTGTACTGCATCAAATCGGAAGGTAAAACATTAAATAGATGCCTAACTTACCTTGGATGGAGTTCCCTCTGTGATCTTCACAAGCTGCCACAGTATGGAGTAATGAGAACACTGAAGAGCCTGTACTGCTATCTACAAAAACACAATGAAACACACTCAGTGAGAACCAGGACATTGTGTGATCTAATGAAATCAATGATGCAGTGTcatagaagagaagaaattgttgaaatgttgttttctttctatacaaaatttattttcaagattttataaaattacagttgaaccactgttgtcacatggactattttaacaatgtcctagtacttgaacatttcagttgcattgctgtgaTCAGctcagggtcaaaaagctcttggatttcttcaaaaatatcttattttgtgttcttgcaggtttggaacaacatgaggttgagtaattaatgacagaattttcatttttgagtgaactatccctttaattttatATTGAAATGTGATTTTGACATGTTCTTGATAGGGTTTTATGATATTCCCTCATCTCATATCTGAAACAGACGCACCTGCTCTGGCATAGAGCCCTGCTCTATTCCCGTCCTTAGCAACCTGTAGCAGTTCCCAAACAAATCCCATCTGGTCAAGTCATGAGCGCTGATGGGGAGGAGAGACAGACACATTGCTTGTTCATTAGCACTTAACGATTCCAAGTTGTCCATTTGCACATGATTTAACAAGACAGCAACATACTTGTGAAAGGCTGTGAGTCTTTTAAGAGTGGAAAGAACATTGTAGATGTCATCGTCATCCGCCTCTTCCCCCTGTTAATTAAGAAgacattcagaaatgtttgatCAGTGACCCTTGCATAATTCTATGAATCATACACAATTGTTCACAAAGACACGAGGCTGATTAAACAATGTCAATTATGACCCtttaccacaaaaccataagagtcataagagtctttattttttaaattgagatttataaataatctgaaagctgaataaatacagtgagggaaaagataatttgatcctctgctgattttgtatgtttgccctctgacaaagaaatgaccagtctataattttaatggtagggtTATTTGAAAACTGTGAGACAGAATAGCaacaaaaaaatgcagaaaaaaacgcatttcaaaaaagttatggattgatttgcattttactgagtgaaataagtacaaaaccctttttggcaatcacagaggtcagacttttcttgtagttggccaccaggtttgcccACATCTCAGGACGGATTCTGTCCCACtcttctttgcagatcctctccaagtcattaaggtttcaaggctgacgtttggcaacttgaaactccagctccctccacagattttctatgggatgaaggtctggagactggctaggccactccaggaccttaatgtgcttcttcttgagccactttgGCTTTGTTCCCTTGAGCAtgtccagccttgtgtaggtctacaatcttgtccctgacatccttggacagctctttggtcttggtaaTGGCGGAGAGTTTGGAAACTGATTGGTtgcttgcttctgtggacaggtgtcttttataaagTTAACAAACTgaaattaggagcactccctttaagagagtgctcctaatcccAGCCTGTTACCAGTATAAaaaacacctgggagccagaaatcttgctgactgatagggGAACAAATGCTTATTCCactcattaaaatacaaatcaatttataacttttttgaaatgcattttctggatttttttttgttcttattctgtctGTCGTTGTTAAAATAAACTTACTATTAAAATTGTAGACtggtcatttctttgtcagtgggcaaatgtacaaaattagcaggggatcaaataatgttTTCCCTCACTTTAAGTTTTCCATTGACGTGAGGTCTGTTgagatagggcaatatttggctgagatataactatttgaaaatctggaatctgagggtgcaaaaaaagccCCTTTACAGTCCATTTTGATATATATAATCttcaaagttttgatatatttatgttaggaaatgtacaaaatatcttgttGGTCTTTACTTGAGacaaaaattatcattttgaatcatacaatgtatctttggctatttctacaaatataccgtgctacttttgtggtccagggtcacaattgtcaTTTCAGGGTAAAACCTTccttcagattttttaaaaagcTGTCTCCTGTTTGTTAAACTGCAGTCTCAATATCTCTTGTAACTGATTTAATACTTAAACAATCTCTCTAAATCTGTCCGTCACCTCCACAGAGCCCTCACCGCCTGCAGCAGCTCCTCCACCGAGTGGTTGAAGCGGTCGGCCAGCTCATCAATGAGCTGACTTCGGCCAATGTCCACACGGTTCATGATGGTGTACTCCTCACTGCACAGGATGCTGTAGGTCTTACTGCAGGCCTCTAGCACTTCCGTGTCTGTGTGCTTCTCCACCACAAACTTAATCTGCTTGAGCAAGGCCTCCAAGTGCTGGAACATTCAAATTCAGTCTATTAGCTTATCGTTTAACATGTATATTTCGTATTTTCCCATTTTCTGCAttcaaaaataaggtggattgaGATTCAGCTGGAGAAACTGCTTACCTTCTCCATTCTCCCAGCACTGTACACATCCAGGTCAAAGTACTGTGGGATCTGTAGGAGGTTGGCTACTTTTTCTGCATCCGCCTGGTACTGTAGGCAGAAAATGGTTTTATTAGCATATAACTGACTGGGTTATGATGTATGT of Garra rufa chromosome 10, GarRuf1.0, whole genome shotgun sequence contains these proteins:
- the stag1a gene encoding cohesin subunit SA-1a codes for the protein MITSELPVLQDSGESGQDTVSLSMSMSELDDPGDGKTKKKRGRPGRPPAPNKKPRKSPLEKGPMGVQRGRKANGMAQQNGEGDPVTLFEVVKQGKSAMQSVVDDWIESYKQDRDLALLDLINFFIQCSGCKGTVRIEMFRNMQNAEIIRKMTEEFDEDSGDYPLTISGPLWKKFRYNFCEFICVLIRQCQYSIIYDEYMMDTVISLLTGLSDSQVRAFRHTSTLAAMKLMTALVNVALNLSINQDNTQRQYEAERNKMVGKRANEKLELLLQRRKELQENQDEIENMMNSIFKGIFVHRYRDAIAEIRAICIEEIGVWMKMYSDAFLNDSYLKYVGWTLHDRQGEVRLKCLKALQNLYTNRELFPKLELFTNRFKDRIVSMTLDKEYDVAVEAIRLVTLILQGSEDALSNEDCENVYHLVYSAHRPVAVAAGEFLHRKLFSRHDPQAEEALAKRRGRSSPNGNLIRMLVLFFLESELHEHAAYLVDSLWESSQELLKDWECMTELLLEEPVQGEEVLSDRQESSLIELTVCTIRQAAEAHPPVGRGTGKRVLTAKERKMQIDDKNKLTEHFIMALPMLLSKYQADAEKVANLLQIPQYFDLDVYSAGRMEKHLEALLKQIKFVVEKHTDTEVLEACSKTYSILCSEEYTIMNRVDIGRSQLIDELADRFNHSVEELLQAGEEADDDDIYNVLSTLKRLTAFHNAHDLTRWDLFGNCYRLLRTGIEQGSMPEQIAVQALQCSHYSILWQLVKITEGTPSKDDLLALRRVVKSFLAVCQQCLTNVNTPVKEQAFMLLCDLLMIFSHQLTTGSREGLQPLVFNPDSTLQNELLNFILDHVFIDQDDENQSMEGDEEDEANKIEALHKRRNLLAAFSKLIIYDIIDMPAAADIFKHYMKYYNDYGDIIKETLSKTRQTDKILCAKTLILSLQQLFNELIQDQGPNLDRTSSHVSGIKELARRFALTFGLDQIKTREAVATLHKDGIEFAFKYQNPKGPEYPPPNLAFLEVLCEFSSKLLRQDKKTVHSYLEKFMTEQMMERREDIWLPLISYRNSLLTGGDEDRMSITSGSSSSKAGSIRSKKGRPPLHKKRIEEESVESSWMMRNDTLQTPGALQTPQLTSTVLRENPRQAAEHLPEQNSEPGSESDYVHNPQMQMSWLGQQKMEEVNRKERTAMNYMKARSGVRQTVRGLMEDDAEPIFEDVMMSSRGQLEDMSEEFEDTMVIDLPPSRNRRERAELRPDFFDSAAMIEDESGFTMPMF